Part of the Subtercola frigoramans genome, GTCGATCACGATGTACTCGCCATCGGCGACGATCGGAGCTCGCGGTGCAGACGAGACGCCGGCAGCAGCAGCCTGCGCCTCAGCCATCTGCGCCGCGTACTGGAAGGAGTCGAAGACACCACTGACCCGCCGTTTTGTCTCAGCGCCCAGCTGGAAGATTGACGCCCAGAACGCGGCAAGACCGAACACGACGACGGCAACCGACAGAAGTGTGCCGACTGGCGTCAGGAACCCGACGGCGATGATCGCAGCGTGCCAGGCGGCCAGGAGTCCCGTGTCTAGCCACGACAGTGCGCGGGCCTGACGCACCGACCTGCGGAGATAGTTCAGCACGCCGACACCGGCGAGCCCGAGAGCGAGAACCCCGCACGAAAGCAGCACGAGCAGGAACTGCCAGCCTGACCCGCCGAAGACCGACCAACCGATCAGCACCCACAAGGGCAACACGACAACAGCGGCAACCTGCCAGTAGTAGAAAGCCCGGCGAACGAACATGCGTCAATCGTACGGCGGGTAACGTGGGTTCGGTCCAATCGCGTTTGGTACACAGGCAAATCAAAGGGAACCGCCATGATCGAGCTCAGAACACCCGCCGAAATCGAGAAGATGCAAGTCGCAGGTATCTTCGTCGGCGAGGTGCTCACCGAACTCGCCGCCCGGGCCACGGTCGGCATGAACCTTCTCAAGCTCGACCAGATCGCCCACGACATGATCCGGGCCCGCGGAGCCGAGTCGTGCTACATCGACTACCACCCCTCGTTCGGCGCCAGCCCCTTCGGCAAAGTGCTCTGCACCTCGGTCAACGATGCAGTGCTGCACGGGCTCCCCCACGACTACCGCCTGGCAGACGGCGACATGATCTCCCTCGACTTCGCCGCCTCCGTCGACGGCTGGGTCTCCGACAGTGCCATCACCGTCATCGTCGGTACTCCAAGGCCAGAGGATGCCCGGCTCATCGACACCACGACCAGGGCCCTCGACGCGGGCATTGCTGCGGCCCAGCCCGGCGGAAGACTGGGCGACATCTCGGCCGCCATCGCTGCGGTCGCCCTGGCCGACGGATACACGATCAACACCGATTTCGGCGGCCACAGCGTCGGACGCACGATGCACGGAGACCTTCACCTTCCCAACAACGGTCGCCCCGGCCGAGGCGTGCACCTCAAACCCGGCATCGTCATCGCGATCGAACCGTGGTTCCTCGAAACGACTGACAAGATCGTTACCGACAAAGACGGCTGGACACTCCGCAGCGCCGACGGCTCCCGCGGCGCGCACATGGAGCACACGGTCGCGATCACGGCCGACGGCCCCCTGGTCTTGAGCGCTCGCTCCTGACGCACAAGTTTCGATACGCCACCCTACGCGCTGCTACTCAACCAGCGTTGGGCCCGCCGATTGAGTAGCGGGCCGAGCCCGCGTATCGAAATCCCACAGTGTCACTCCGGAGGCAGTAGGTCGGGCCGTACCCGCCGCGTACGCTCGAGCTGCTGCTCGCGCCGCCACGTCGCGATTGCCCCGTGGTTGCCGTTCGTGAGCACCGGCGGCACCGCGTACCCGCGCCATTCGGCGGGTTTGGTGTAGCTCGGGTACTCGAGTAGCCCATCCTCGTGCGACTCCTCGACGAGACTCTCGGGGTTGCCGATCACCCCGGGAATCAACCGGCCGATCGCCTCGATCATCGCCATCACGGCGACCTCTCCCCCATTTAGCACGTAGTCGCCCAGGCTCACAAGCCTCACGGATTCCCGGCTCCCGGCATACTCGAACACCCTCTGGTCGATCCCCTCATACCTCCCGCACCCGAAGACGATGTGTTCGGCCGTGCTGAGCTCGCGCGCCATCGCCTGCGTGAACACCTCGCCCGCCGGCGAAGGAAAGATGACGATCGTGCCTGCGACGCACTCGTGCCGATCATCCACTGGCCGGACTTCGCCGACCGGGGCACCTCCGTCAACTTCAGCACCCGCTCCGCCACGTGACCCATCGGGCTCCGACAATTCGCCCAGGATCGCGTCGAGTGCCTCGCCCCACGGCTCGGGCTTCATGACCATGCCTGCTCCGCCGCCATAAGGCTTGTCGTCGACGGTGCGGTGCCGGTCGTGCGTGAACGTGCGCAGGTCGTGCACCATCACGTCGAGAATGCCGTCCTCGCGGGCCCGCCCGAGCAGCGAGATGTCGAGCGCGTCGAAGAAGGTGGGAAAGATGGTGACGATGTCGATGCGCATCCCAAAACCCTATCCCTGCGACCGCAGCGCTCCGGTCAAAACGCAATCGTCGGCCCTCGTTCAATCCAACGCAAATAGTTCGGAGGATCGAACGAGGGCCGACGATTGATCGATGATCAGCGCGAGCCCCGCCCGTCGATGCCGCGGCGTCCAGCGATGCTCATGGCGACTCACGAGTTCGCGTATCAACGTTTCGACCCGCTGCCACTCGAACATGACCTGCGCGTATGTCAGGCGGATGACGTGGCAGCCCTGCTCGTTCAAGATCAGGTCGCGTCTCCGGTCCTCGGCGAAGGCTTCTTCGGTCGAATGCCACTCCCTACCATCGAGCTCCAGAACGAGGCGGTCCCCCACGACCAGGTCGACCCGACCGACACCATCAAAGTGCACCTGTGTTCGATACCGAATGCCCAGCGCGCGCAACCGCAGGCGTGCCTTCGTCTCGAGACCGGATTGAGCCGCCGCATCCGCGAGAGAAATAACCTGCCGATGCTTGTCGGTCAACTGTGAGGCCACCTGCTCCAGACGCCTGCGGCTGACGAGTTTCAGATTCAGCGCGGAGTCGAATACCACGACAGCATTGTCTCGAGATTGGCAGACCGCAGCATGCATCAGCGCTGACTCCACAGAATCGATGGCGAAATCGGCCCGAACCCAGTCTGATGAATACGAGCGATGGATGATCACCCCACGCGCCGTCGGATCTCCGAGTGGCACACCACGACACGTCGGCGACGCGAGGTTGTTTGCGTGCCTGTCGACCCTGACGTGGAGCCGTTCGTCGTCGATGCACCAGACTCCCTGCAGTCGGAGAGCAGGAATGCACGTCAGAAACCCGCCCACACGAATCGCCTGCACCAGTGCGGCCGGGGCCGTAGGCGCTGCGATCCACCCGTGCCGGATGCGCGACACCCGACCCTGCCGAACTGCCTCCCGCAGATAGTGCGGAGAGATACCGGCTTCAGTCCACTGCGCTTTGTTGAGGATGCCGCCGCGGGAGGCGAGCAGCTGATCGATGTCCATGCGAACCAGTGTCGCTGCGAAAAGTGCCGCCCAGACGGCATCCGGCACATCTGTGGAAAACGCAATCGTCGGCCCTCGTTCAATCCGACGCACATAGGGCGGAGGTTCGAACGAGGGCCGACGATTGGAAGATTACGCGGACGCGGGGGCCGCGGCGGGACGATCGTCCACGGCATCTGGACCCGAGGCCGGAGCTTCAGCAGATTCCGAAGTGGTAGCCGCAGCTTCGGGAGCTGGCTCGGGCTCTTCGGCTGTAGCCGGGAGCTCCTCGAACAGGCCCGGCGGCGGGGTGACCGTCAGCGTGCCCGCATCGATGTCGACTGCCGACACGATCGCCTTGACGAACGGCACGAGCACTTCGCCCGTCTCCGTCTCCACATGCAGCAGGTCCTGGGCGGCGAGGTGATCGATCTGCGTCATCGTGCCGATACGCACGCCGTCACGCATCACGGCGAGGCCGACGAGCTGGTGGTCGAACCACGCATCTTCCTCGTCGGTCTTCTCGTCGAGGTCGTGGTCGATCCACAGGATGGCCTTCGCCAGCGACTCGGCCGCCGTGCGGTCGGGTACACCGACGAAGAAGCCGACCGGATGCCCGTTGTACCAGCGCAGTTCGGCCAGTTCGAGGGTCTTCCCGTGCCAGGGAGAGGTGGTGGGGACTTGCAGCGTGAACACCGAGCCCGGAACGAAACGTCGTTCCGGGTCGTCGGTGAACAGCTCGAGTTTGATCGCGCCCTTCAGCCCGTGGGCTTTGGTGAGGCGACCGACTCTCAGTTGTGTCTCGTTCTTAGAAATCGGTATCAACCACGTCAACGCGTACGCGCTTGCCATCGGCGAGCGCTGCAACGAGGGTGCGCAGTGCTTTCGCCGTGCGACCCGATCGACCGATCACGCGGCCGAGGTCACTGGGGTTCACTCGAACCTCCAGCACCTCACCTCGCGGAGAACTCTTCGCTACGACATGGACGTCGTCGGGATTGTCGACGATGCCCTTGACGAGGTGCTGCAGAGCTGGTGCGAGCAAGACTTACGCCTCGTCGGTCGCGGCGGCGTCGGCGTCAGCCGAAACCTCAGCGGCAACGGGCGCGACGGCGACGGGCGCCTCGGCCTTGGGGCGAAGAACGGGTTTCTTCTTCTCGTCTGCGACGAAAACAGCCTTCGGCTCTTTCACGCGAACGGTCGAAACCGCGTTGGGGTCACCCTTGAACTTGCCCCAGTCACCGGTGAGCTTGAGGATGGCCTCGACCTGCTCGGTCGGCTGCGCGCCGACGCCGAGCCAGTACTGGGCACGATCGCTCTTGACCTCGATGAACGAGGGCTCCTCGGTCGGGTGGTACTTGCCGATCTCTTCGATGACACGGCCATCGCGCTTGGTGCGCGAGTCGGCAACGACAATACGGTAGTAAGGAGCGCGGATCTTGCCCATGCGCTTCAAACGGATTTTTACAGCCACAATTCTCCTGAGTAATTTTTATGGGGCGAACTGCCGGCCGTGAGCGTGGGGATGCACACTCGGCCAAGAATAAGTTCTAAGGTTCTGCGCACCGCCTGATTAGAGGGTCGGGCAGGGGCAGACTCGACTGACCATTCTGTCAGATATTTGCCCCGACGAGTAATTAACCGGCGATATTGCGAAATACCACGGGTATCGGGCATCCATGTCAGGATATTTGCATCAGAGTCGCGCACCTGCGGGGCTCCAGAGGTTGGGCGGGCGCTAAGCAATGGAGATCAGCTTCGCAGAGTCCGAGCGCTCCACGGTCGGCATCGAGTGGGAGATCGCGCTCGTCGACCAGAGTTCGGGCGATCTGGTGTCTGTCGCCAGCGAGGTACTCGAGGCGCTCCGGCAGAACGACGGCTCCGAGCATCCGCAGATCACCGGCGAACTGCTGCTCAACACGGTCGAGCTCGTGACGCGGGTGCACCACACGATC contains:
- the map gene encoding type I methionyl aminopeptidase; translated protein: MIELRTPAEIEKMQVAGIFVGEVLTELAARATVGMNLLKLDQIAHDMIRARGAESCYIDYHPSFGASPFGKVLCTSVNDAVLHGLPHDYRLADGDMISLDFAASVDGWVSDSAITVIVGTPRPEDARLIDTTTRALDAGIAAAQPGGRLGDISAAIAAVALADGYTINTDFGGHSVGRTMHGDLHLPNNGRPGRGVHLKPGIVIAIEPWFLETTDKIVTDKDGWTLRSADGSRGAHMEHTVAITADGPLVLSARS
- the trmD gene encoding tRNA (guanosine(37)-N1)-methyltransferase TrmD gives rise to the protein MRIDIVTIFPTFFDALDISLLGRAREDGILDVMVHDLRTFTHDRHRTVDDKPYGGGAGMVMKPEPWGEALDAILGELSEPDGSRGGAGAEVDGGAPVGEVRPVDDRHECVAGTIVIFPSPAGEVFTQAMARELSTAEHIVFGCGRYEGIDQRVFEYAGSRESVRLVSLGDYVLNGGEVAVMAMIEAIGRLIPGVIGNPESLVEESHEDGLLEYPSYTKPAEWRGYAVPPVLTNGNHGAIATWRREQQLERTRRVRPDLLPPE
- a CDS encoding type IV toxin-antitoxin system AbiEi family antitoxin domain-containing protein, encoding MDIDQLLASRGGILNKAQWTEAGISPHYLREAVRQGRVSRIRHGWIAAPTAPAALVQAIRVGGFLTCIPALRLQGVWCIDDERLHVRVDRHANNLASPTCRGVPLGDPTARGVIIHRSYSSDWVRADFAIDSVESALMHAAVCQSRDNAVVVFDSALNLKLVSRRRLEQVASQLTDKHRQVISLADAAAQSGLETKARLRLRALGIRYRTQVHFDGVGRVDLVVGDRLVLELDGREWHSTEEAFAEDRRRDLILNEQGCHVIRLTYAQVMFEWQRVETLIRELVSRHEHRWTPRHRRAGLALIIDQSSALVRSSELFALD
- the rimM gene encoding ribosome maturation factor RimM (Essential for efficient processing of 16S rRNA) → MASAYALTWLIPISKNETQLRVGRLTKAHGLKGAIKLELFTDDPERRFVPGSVFTLQVPTTSPWHGKTLELAELRWYNGHPVGFFVGVPDRTAAESLAKAILWIDHDLDEKTDEEDAWFDHQLVGLAVMRDGVRIGTMTQIDHLAAQDLLHVETETGEVLVPFVKAIVSAVDIDAGTLTVTPPPGLFEELPATAEEPEPAPEAAATTSESAEAPASGPDAVDDRPAAAPASA
- a CDS encoding RNA-binding protein; this encodes MLAPALQHLVKGIVDNPDDVHVVAKSSPRGEVLEVRVNPSDLGRVIGRSGRTAKALRTLVAALADGKRVRVDVVDTDF
- the rpsP gene encoding 30S ribosomal protein S16 codes for the protein MAVKIRLKRMGKIRAPYYRIVVADSRTKRDGRVIEEIGKYHPTEEPSFIEVKSDRAQYWLGVGAQPTEQVEAILKLTGDWGKFKGDPNAVSTVRVKEPKAVFVADEKKKPVLRPKAEAPVAVAPVAAEVSADADAAATDEA